The Streptomyces sp. NL15-2K genome contains a region encoding:
- a CDS encoding GtrA family protein, with amino-acid sequence MSFGIVGGSGVAVNLVVFNLLLHGLGWRAMVATVLASVVAMGTNYLGFRYFAYRDRAARTPRQIGLFFVFSGLGVVMESGLFYVGYHGLGLTGPLESNAVKALSIVLASAFRFLVYRTWVFQHDARRD; translated from the coding sequence GTGAGCTTCGGGATCGTCGGCGGAAGCGGCGTCGCGGTGAATCTCGTCGTCTTCAACCTGCTGCTGCACGGCCTCGGGTGGCGGGCCATGGTCGCGACCGTGCTGGCCAGCGTCGTCGCCATGGGCACCAATTACCTGGGCTTCCGCTATTTCGCCTATCGCGACCGGGCGGCCCGTACGCCACGCCAGATCGGGTTGTTCTTCGTCTTCAGCGGGCTCGGTGTGGTCATGGAAAGCGGGCTGTTCTACGTCGGCTATCACGGACTGGGGCTGACCGGGCCGCTGGAGTCGAATGCGGTGAAGGCCCTGTCGATCGTGCTCGCCTCGGCCTTCCGTTTCCTCGTGTACCGCACCTGGGTGTTCCAGCACGATGCGCGCCGCGATTAG